In Molothrus aeneus isolate 106 chromosome 4, BPBGC_Maene_1.0, whole genome shotgun sequence, the following are encoded in one genomic region:
- the KIAA0232 gene encoding uncharacterized protein KIAA0232 homolog isoform X3 — MRPICTVVVDGLPSESSSSSYPGPVSVSEMSLLHALGPVQTWLGQELEKCGIDAMIYTRYVLSLLLHDSYDYDLQEQENDIFLGWEKGAYKKWGKSKKKCSDLTLEEMKKQAAVQCLRSASDESSGIETLVEELCSKLKDLQSKQEEKIHKKLEGSLTPETDLSPTAKDQVEMYYEAFPPLSEKPVCLQEIMTVWNKSKVCSYSSSSSSSTVPPTSTDTSSPKDCNSESEVTKDRSNKVSATVQERTQQKKSKNEKENKFSNNTVEEKPVLYKKQVRHKSEGKMRPRSWSSGSSEAGSSSSGNQGEYKASMKCIKVRHKTREVRSKKGRNGQSRLSVKSGEKVDRKVHSGSSSSSSSGSIKQLCKRGKRPLKEIGRKEAGGSDGKDLYLDSRNEKEYKEEPLWYTEPITEYFVPLSRKSKLETTYRNREDICGVTSEAVEELSESVHGLCISNNNTHKTYLAAGTFIDGHFVEMPAVLNEDIDLTGTSICSQPEDDKYLDDVHLSELTHFYEVDIDQSMLDPGASDTMQGESRILNMIRQKSKEKTDFEAECCIVLDGMELQGESAIWTDSTSSVGAEGWLLQDLSNLAQFWECCSSSSSGDADGESFGGDSPIRFSPILDSTMLNSHMLAGNQELFSDINEGSGINSCFSVFEVQCSNSVLPFSFETLSLGNENADSSSTANILGKTQSRLLIWTKNSAFDENEHCSNLSTRTCSPWSHSEETRSDNETINIPYEESTQFNAEDINYVVPRVSSNYVDEEILDFLPEETCQQQARSLGEMPALIFKKKSKLESVCGIQLEQKAESKDYETTQGCRESSPHGDGYSSGVIKDIWTNMTDRNSAAMVEIEGIEDELFSTDVNNYCCCLDTEAKVETLQEPNKAVQRSEYHLWEGQKENVEKRAFVSNDLSKVDGGDYTTPSKPWDVNQDKENSFILGGVYGELKTFNSDGEWAVVPPGHSKGSLLQCAASDVVTIAGTDVFMTPGNSFAPGHRQLWRPFVSFEQNEQSKSGDNGLNKGFSFIFHEDLLGACGNFQVEEPGLEYSFSSFDLNNPFSQVLHVECSFEPEGIASFSPSFKPKSILCSDSDSEVLHPRICGVDRTQYRAIRISPRTHFRPISASELSPGGGSESEFESEKDEGGIAVPPQVDVFEDPQADLKPLEEDAEKEGHYYGKSELESGKFLPRLKKSGMEKSAQTSLDSQEESAGMLPVGNQDPCLECSMKESLEGRVVESSKVNCRIVEPREETGRFCSCKAGCHFPTYEDNPVSSGEHEEKMSGSQEKQCWWEKALYSPLFPASQCEECYTNAKGENGVGELADVKEVSNDDEHLLDFNMMKAFM; from the exons agctctgggattgAAACGTTAGTGGAGGAGCTTTGCTCCAAACTGAAAGACCTTCAGAGTAAGCaag aggagaagatTCACAAAAAGTTAGAAGGCTCTTTGACTCCTGAGACTGATTTATCTCCCACAGCAAAGGATCAAGTAGAAAt gtACTATGAagcatttcctcctctttctgaaAAGCCAGTTTGCCTGCAGGAAATTATGACTGTATGGAATAAATCCAAAGTATGCTCTTACTCTAGCTCCTCATCTTCATCCACTGTTCCACCAACTAGCACGGATACATCTTCTCCAAAGGACTGCAATAGTGAAAGTGAAGTAACTAAAGACCGAAGTAATAAAGTATCTGCCACTGTACAGGAAAGAACCCAGCAGAAGAAGAGTAAAAAcgagaaagaaaacaagttcAGTAACAACACCGTTGAAGAGAAGCCTGTTTTGTACAAAAAGCAAGTCCGACATAAGTCTGAAGGGAAGATGCGTCCCCGCTCCTGGTCATCGGGATCCAGCGAGGCTGGCTCAAGTTCTAGTGGTAATCAAGGTGAATACAAGGCATCAATGAAATGTATTAAAGTAAGACACAAAACAAGAGAGGTTCGGAGTAAAAAAGGGCGGAATGGGCAGAGCAGGCTGTCAGTGAAATCTGGTGAAAAGGTTGATAGAAAAGTCCACAgcggaagcagcagcagcagcagcagcgggtcCATCAAACAACTGTGCAAAAGAGGTAAAAGGCCATTAAAAGAAATTGGAAGAAAAGAAGCTGGCGGTAGTGATGGAAAAGATTTGTATTTAGACAGtagaaatgaaaaggaatatAAAGAAGAGCCCTTGTGGTATACTGAGCCGATTACGGAGTACTTTGTTCCTCTTAGCAGAAAAAGCAAGCTGGAGACTACGTACCGCAACAGAGAAGATATATGTGGAGTAACATCAGAGGCTGTAGAAGAGTTGTCTGAATCAGTGCATGGTCTTTGTATTAGCAACAATAATACTCATAAAACATACCTCGCAGCAGGTACTTTCATCGATGGTCACTTTGTAGAAATGCCTGCAGTTCTAAATGAGGATATTGACCTCACTGGGACCTCAATATGTTCTCAACCAGAGGACGACAAGTATTTAGATGATGTTCATCTGTCAGAACTAACGCACTTCTATGAAGTGGATATTGATCAATCCATGTTGGATCCTGGTGCCTCAGATACGATGCAAGGGGAGAGTCGGATTTTAAATATGATTCGACAGAAGAGTAAAGAAAAAACTGATTTTGAGGCAGAATGTTGCATAGTGTTAGATGGAATGGAGTTGCAAGGGGAAAGTGCAATATGGACTGATTCGACCAGCTCTGTTGGTGCTGAAGGGTGGTTGTTGCAAGATCTTAGTAATTTAGCTCAATTTTGGGAGTGCTGTTCATCTTCTAGTTCTGGTGATGCAGATGGGGAAAGTTTTGGAGGAGATTCTCCGATCAGATTCTCCCCCATCCTAGACAGCACAATGCTTAATTCACACATGCTTGCTGGCAATCAAGAGCTCTTTTCAGATATTAATGAAGGGTCTGGTATAAACTcttgtttttcagtgtttgaaGTGCAATGCAGTAATTCTGTTTtaccattttcttttgaaacacTCAGCTTgggaaatgaaaatgcagattCTAGTAGCACTGCTAATATTCTTGGGAAAACACAGTCTAGATTGCTAATATGGACCAAAAATAGTGCCTTTGATGAAAATGAACACTGTTCTAATCTTTCAACAAGAACCTGTAGTCCATGGTCACACTCGGAAGAAACACGTTCAGACAATGAGACTATAAATATTCCATATGAAGAATCCACGCAATTTAATGCAGAAGATATTAATTATGTAGTTCCTAGAGTGTCTTCGAATTATGTAGATGAAGAAATTCTAGATTTTCTGCCAGAAGAAACCTGCCAGCAACAAGCTAGAAGTTTAGGAGAAATGCCCGCTTtgattttcaaaaagaaatctaaGCTAGAATCTGTCTGTGGTATTCAGCtagaacaaaaagcagaaagtaaAGACTATGAAACTACACAAGGGTGTAGGGAAAGCAGTCCACATGGAGATGGCTACAGCTCAGGGGTTATTAAAGATATTTGGACAAATATGACAGACAGAAATTCTGCAGCGATGGTAGAAATAGAAGGAATAGAAGATGAATTGTTTTCAACTGATGTAAATAACTATTGCTGCTGTTTGGATACAGAAGCAAAAGTTGAAACCCTCCAGGAACCCAATAAAGCAGTGCAAAGATCAGAGTATCACCTTTGGGAAGGTCAAAAGGAGAATGTAGAGAAGAGAGCCTTTGTCTCAAATGATTTATCTAAAGTAGATGGTGGTGACTATACCACACCATCAAAACCCTGGGATGTTAACCAGGATAAAGAAAACTCATTTATACTTGGTGGTGTGTATGGGGAGCTCAAAACATTTAACAGTGATGGAGAATGGGCAGTGGTGCCACCTGGTCACTCAAAGGGGAGCTTACTGCAGTGTGCAGCTTCCGATGTGGTGACAATAGCTGGCACAGATGTTTTTATGACTCCAGGTAATAGCTTTGCCCCTGGGCACAGGCAATTATGGAGGCCGTTTGTGTCATTTGAACAGAACGAGCAATCCAAGAGTGGAGATAACGGATTAAATAagggtttttcttttatcttccaTGAAGACTTACTGGGAGCTTGTGGGAACTTTCAAGTCGAAGAACCAGGGCTTGAATACTCATTCTCTTCCTTTGACCTGAACAATCCATTTTCACAAGTTCTTCATGTAGAGTGTTCGTTTGAGCCTGAAGGAATTGCATCTTTCAGCCCTAGTTTTAAACCTAAGTCGATTCTGTGCTCTGATTCAGACAGTGAGGTTTTACACCCCAGGATATGTGGTGTGGATCGAACGCAGTACAGGGCTATACGGATTTCTCCGAGGACTCACTTTCGCCCAATTTCTGCATCTGAACTTTCTCCAGGTGGTGGAAGCGAGTCAGAATTTGAGTCAGAAAAAGATGAGGGGGGTATTGCTGTCCCTCCCCAAGTAGATGTATTTGAGGATCCACAAGCAGATCTCAAACCTCTGGAAGAAGATGCAGAAAAAGAAGGGCATTATTATGGAAAATCAGAGCTTGAATCTGGAAAATTCCTTCCCAGATTAAAAAAGTCTGGAATGGAGAAGAGTGCACAGACATCATTGGATTCCCAAGAAGAGTCGGCCGGGATGTTGCCAGTAGGAAACCAAGATCCCTGTTTAGAATGCAGTATGAAAGAATCTCTAGAAGGGAGAGTGGTGGAGAGCTCTAAAGTAAACTGCAGAATAGTGGAGCCACGTGAGGAGACTGGCAGGTTTTGCAGTTGTAAAGCAGGGTGTCATTTCCCCACGTATGAGGATAATCCTGTTTCTTCAGGAGAGCATGAAGAG AAAATGAGTGGCAGCCAGGAAAAGCAATGCTGGTGGGAAAAGGCGCTCTATTCTCCCCTTTTTCCTGCATCACAGTGTGAAG AGTGCTATACAAATGCCAAGGGAGAGAATGGTGTAGGAGAACTTGCAGATGTAAAGGAAGTATCCAATGATGATGAACATCTTTTAGATTTTAATATG ATGAAGGCATTCATGTAA
- the KIAA0232 gene encoding uncharacterized protein KIAA0232 homolog isoform X2, with protein MRPICTVVVDGLPSESSSSSYPGPVSVSEMSLLHALGPVQTWLGQELEKCGIDAMIYTRYVLSLLLHDSYDYDLQEQENDIFLGWEKGAYKKWGKSKKKCSDLTLEEMKKQAAVQCLRSASDESSGIETLVEELCSKLKDLQSKQEEKIHKKLEGSLTPETDLSPTAKDQVEMYYEAFPPLSEKPVCLQEIMTVWNKSKVCSYSSSSSSSTVPPTSTDTSSPKDCNSESEVTKDRSNKVSATVQERTQQKKSKNEKENKFSNNTVEEKPVLYKKQVRHKSEGKMRPRSWSSGSSEAGSSSSGNQGEYKASMKCIKVRHKTREVRSKKGRNGQSRLSVKSGEKVDRKVHSGSSSSSSSGSIKQLCKRGKRPLKEIGRKEAGGSDGKDLYLDSRNEKEYKEEPLWYTEPITEYFVPLSRKSKLETTYRNREDICGVTSEAVEELSESVHGLCISNNNTHKTYLAAGTFIDGHFVEMPAVLNEDIDLTGTSICSQPEDDKYLDDVHLSELTHFYEVDIDQSMLDPGASDTMQGESRILNMIRQKSKEKTDFEAECCIVLDGMELQGESAIWTDSTSSVGAEGWLLQDLSNLAQFWECCSSSSSGDADGESFGGDSPIRFSPILDSTMLNSHMLAGNQELFSDINEGSGINSCFSVFEVQCSNSVLPFSFETLSLGNENADSSSTANILGKTQSRLLIWTKNSAFDENEHCSNLSTRTCSPWSHSEETRSDNETINIPYEESTQFNAEDINYVVPRVSSNYVDEEILDFLPEETCQQQARSLGEMPALIFKKKSKLESVCGIQLEQKAESKDYETTQGCRESSPHGDGYSSGVIKDIWTNMTDRNSAAMVEIEGIEDELFSTDVNNYCCCLDTEAKVETLQEPNKAVQRSEYHLWEGQKENVEKRAFVSNDLSKVDGGDYTTPSKPWDVNQDKENSFILGGVYGELKTFNSDGEWAVVPPGHSKGSLLQCAASDVVTIAGTDVFMTPGNSFAPGHRQLWRPFVSFEQNEQSKSGDNGLNKGFSFIFHEDLLGACGNFQVEEPGLEYSFSSFDLNNPFSQVLHVECSFEPEGIASFSPSFKPKSILCSDSDSEVLHPRICGVDRTQYRAIRISPRTHFRPISASELSPGGGSESEFESEKDEGGIAVPPQVDVFEDPQADLKPLEEDAEKEGHYYGKSELESGKFLPRLKKSGMEKSAQTSLDSQEESAGMLPVGNQDPCLECSMKESLEGRVVESSKVNCRIVEPREETGRFCSCKAGCHFPTYEDNPVSSGEHEEKMSGSQEKQCWWEKALYSPLFPASQCEECYTNAKGENGVGELADVKEVSNDDEHLLDFNMVSSVYEARCADDLNAEAKPNGFRKKIYSSDSSSSEDTASEGGSEWADPCEEELFSRTQL; from the exons agctctgggattgAAACGTTAGTGGAGGAGCTTTGCTCCAAACTGAAAGACCTTCAGAGTAAGCaag aggagaagatTCACAAAAAGTTAGAAGGCTCTTTGACTCCTGAGACTGATTTATCTCCCACAGCAAAGGATCAAGTAGAAAt gtACTATGAagcatttcctcctctttctgaaAAGCCAGTTTGCCTGCAGGAAATTATGACTGTATGGAATAAATCCAAAGTATGCTCTTACTCTAGCTCCTCATCTTCATCCACTGTTCCACCAACTAGCACGGATACATCTTCTCCAAAGGACTGCAATAGTGAAAGTGAAGTAACTAAAGACCGAAGTAATAAAGTATCTGCCACTGTACAGGAAAGAACCCAGCAGAAGAAGAGTAAAAAcgagaaagaaaacaagttcAGTAACAACACCGTTGAAGAGAAGCCTGTTTTGTACAAAAAGCAAGTCCGACATAAGTCTGAAGGGAAGATGCGTCCCCGCTCCTGGTCATCGGGATCCAGCGAGGCTGGCTCAAGTTCTAGTGGTAATCAAGGTGAATACAAGGCATCAATGAAATGTATTAAAGTAAGACACAAAACAAGAGAGGTTCGGAGTAAAAAAGGGCGGAATGGGCAGAGCAGGCTGTCAGTGAAATCTGGTGAAAAGGTTGATAGAAAAGTCCACAgcggaagcagcagcagcagcagcagcgggtcCATCAAACAACTGTGCAAAAGAGGTAAAAGGCCATTAAAAGAAATTGGAAGAAAAGAAGCTGGCGGTAGTGATGGAAAAGATTTGTATTTAGACAGtagaaatgaaaaggaatatAAAGAAGAGCCCTTGTGGTATACTGAGCCGATTACGGAGTACTTTGTTCCTCTTAGCAGAAAAAGCAAGCTGGAGACTACGTACCGCAACAGAGAAGATATATGTGGAGTAACATCAGAGGCTGTAGAAGAGTTGTCTGAATCAGTGCATGGTCTTTGTATTAGCAACAATAATACTCATAAAACATACCTCGCAGCAGGTACTTTCATCGATGGTCACTTTGTAGAAATGCCTGCAGTTCTAAATGAGGATATTGACCTCACTGGGACCTCAATATGTTCTCAACCAGAGGACGACAAGTATTTAGATGATGTTCATCTGTCAGAACTAACGCACTTCTATGAAGTGGATATTGATCAATCCATGTTGGATCCTGGTGCCTCAGATACGATGCAAGGGGAGAGTCGGATTTTAAATATGATTCGACAGAAGAGTAAAGAAAAAACTGATTTTGAGGCAGAATGTTGCATAGTGTTAGATGGAATGGAGTTGCAAGGGGAAAGTGCAATATGGACTGATTCGACCAGCTCTGTTGGTGCTGAAGGGTGGTTGTTGCAAGATCTTAGTAATTTAGCTCAATTTTGGGAGTGCTGTTCATCTTCTAGTTCTGGTGATGCAGATGGGGAAAGTTTTGGAGGAGATTCTCCGATCAGATTCTCCCCCATCCTAGACAGCACAATGCTTAATTCACACATGCTTGCTGGCAATCAAGAGCTCTTTTCAGATATTAATGAAGGGTCTGGTATAAACTcttgtttttcagtgtttgaaGTGCAATGCAGTAATTCTGTTTtaccattttcttttgaaacacTCAGCTTgggaaatgaaaatgcagattCTAGTAGCACTGCTAATATTCTTGGGAAAACACAGTCTAGATTGCTAATATGGACCAAAAATAGTGCCTTTGATGAAAATGAACACTGTTCTAATCTTTCAACAAGAACCTGTAGTCCATGGTCACACTCGGAAGAAACACGTTCAGACAATGAGACTATAAATATTCCATATGAAGAATCCACGCAATTTAATGCAGAAGATATTAATTATGTAGTTCCTAGAGTGTCTTCGAATTATGTAGATGAAGAAATTCTAGATTTTCTGCCAGAAGAAACCTGCCAGCAACAAGCTAGAAGTTTAGGAGAAATGCCCGCTTtgattttcaaaaagaaatctaaGCTAGAATCTGTCTGTGGTATTCAGCtagaacaaaaagcagaaagtaaAGACTATGAAACTACACAAGGGTGTAGGGAAAGCAGTCCACATGGAGATGGCTACAGCTCAGGGGTTATTAAAGATATTTGGACAAATATGACAGACAGAAATTCTGCAGCGATGGTAGAAATAGAAGGAATAGAAGATGAATTGTTTTCAACTGATGTAAATAACTATTGCTGCTGTTTGGATACAGAAGCAAAAGTTGAAACCCTCCAGGAACCCAATAAAGCAGTGCAAAGATCAGAGTATCACCTTTGGGAAGGTCAAAAGGAGAATGTAGAGAAGAGAGCCTTTGTCTCAAATGATTTATCTAAAGTAGATGGTGGTGACTATACCACACCATCAAAACCCTGGGATGTTAACCAGGATAAAGAAAACTCATTTATACTTGGTGGTGTGTATGGGGAGCTCAAAACATTTAACAGTGATGGAGAATGGGCAGTGGTGCCACCTGGTCACTCAAAGGGGAGCTTACTGCAGTGTGCAGCTTCCGATGTGGTGACAATAGCTGGCACAGATGTTTTTATGACTCCAGGTAATAGCTTTGCCCCTGGGCACAGGCAATTATGGAGGCCGTTTGTGTCATTTGAACAGAACGAGCAATCCAAGAGTGGAGATAACGGATTAAATAagggtttttcttttatcttccaTGAAGACTTACTGGGAGCTTGTGGGAACTTTCAAGTCGAAGAACCAGGGCTTGAATACTCATTCTCTTCCTTTGACCTGAACAATCCATTTTCACAAGTTCTTCATGTAGAGTGTTCGTTTGAGCCTGAAGGAATTGCATCTTTCAGCCCTAGTTTTAAACCTAAGTCGATTCTGTGCTCTGATTCAGACAGTGAGGTTTTACACCCCAGGATATGTGGTGTGGATCGAACGCAGTACAGGGCTATACGGATTTCTCCGAGGACTCACTTTCGCCCAATTTCTGCATCTGAACTTTCTCCAGGTGGTGGAAGCGAGTCAGAATTTGAGTCAGAAAAAGATGAGGGGGGTATTGCTGTCCCTCCCCAAGTAGATGTATTTGAGGATCCACAAGCAGATCTCAAACCTCTGGAAGAAGATGCAGAAAAAGAAGGGCATTATTATGGAAAATCAGAGCTTGAATCTGGAAAATTCCTTCCCAGATTAAAAAAGTCTGGAATGGAGAAGAGTGCACAGACATCATTGGATTCCCAAGAAGAGTCGGCCGGGATGTTGCCAGTAGGAAACCAAGATCCCTGTTTAGAATGCAGTATGAAAGAATCTCTAGAAGGGAGAGTGGTGGAGAGCTCTAAAGTAAACTGCAGAATAGTGGAGCCACGTGAGGAGACTGGCAGGTTTTGCAGTTGTAAAGCAGGGTGTCATTTCCCCACGTATGAGGATAATCCTGTTTCTTCAGGAGAGCATGAAGAG AAAATGAGTGGCAGCCAGGAAAAGCAATGCTGGTGGGAAAAGGCGCTCTATTCTCCCCTTTTTCCTGCATCACAGTGTGAAG AGTGCTATACAAATGCCAAGGGAGAGAATGGTGTAGGAGAACTTGCAGATGTAAAGGAAGTATCCAATGATGATGAACATCTTTTAGATTTTAATATG GTTTCTTCTGTTTATGAAGCAAGATGTGCAGATGATTTAAATGCTGAGGCAAAACCAAATGGCTTCAGGAAGAAGATCTACTCCAGTGATAGCTCCAGCTCTGAAGACACAGCTTCAGAAGGTGGAAGCGAATGGGCTGATCCATGTGAGGAGGAGCTTTTTTCTCGAACTCAACTGTAA